In Amycolatopsis coloradensis, one genomic interval encodes:
- a CDS encoding alpha/beta hydrolase, with the protein MEEPWDTERAGTVDVPGARLSYQVRGSGPVLLLIPGGPAGASMYDDIAPLLAKYHTVITYDPRGLSESTVDDLGRDITVETQADDARRLLRTVTHEPAFVFATSGGCATALELTATDPERVRTLIAHEPSIAELLPGHEERRAYNADIYETAGTAGVSAALGKFLPSAGFDVPESPDPDELVATVAMRDHLEEFFTPANLKVFFGPMWRPLAGYVPDLDALRATRGRVVVGVGTTSEGQFAYRTALLLAGRLGLRPVVFPGDHGGMLGMPEEFAACLLDVLALPG; encoded by the coding sequence GTGGAAGAGCCGTGGGATACGGAGCGGGCGGGCACGGTGGACGTTCCCGGGGCTCGGTTGAGCTATCAGGTGCGCGGAAGCGGGCCGGTGCTGCTTCTGATTCCCGGCGGACCGGCGGGCGCGTCGATGTACGACGACATCGCGCCGCTGCTCGCGAAGTACCACACCGTGATCACCTATGACCCACGCGGTCTGTCCGAGTCCACAGTGGATGACCTTGGCCGGGACATCACGGTCGAGACCCAGGCCGACGACGCGCGCCGGCTGCTGCGCACGGTCACCCACGAGCCCGCTTTCGTGTTCGCCACCAGTGGAGGCTGCGCCACCGCACTCGAATTGACCGCGACGGATCCGGAACGGGTGCGGACCCTGATCGCGCACGAACCGTCGATCGCCGAACTGCTGCCCGGTCACGAGGAGCGCCGCGCGTACAACGCCGACATCTACGAGACCGCCGGAACCGCCGGTGTGAGCGCGGCCTTGGGCAAATTCCTGCCGTCCGCGGGTTTCGACGTGCCAGAGTCCCCGGATCCGGACGAACTCGTCGCGACCGTGGCGATGCGGGACCATCTGGAGGAGTTCTTCACCCCGGCGAACCTCAAGGTCTTCTTCGGCCCCATGTGGCGCCCACTGGCCGGCTACGTCCCGGATCTGGACGCGCTGCGCGCCACCCGGGGCCGGGTGGTGGTCGGTGTCGGCACCACGTCGGAAGGCCAATTCGCGTATCGGACCGCGCTCTTGCTCGCCGGACGCCTGGGCCTGCGGCCCGTGGTGTTTCCCGGTGATCACGGCGGGATGCTGGGAATGCCCGAGGAGTTCGCCGCGTGTTTGCTGGACGTCCTCGCCTTGCCCGGCTGA
- a CDS encoding nucleotide disphospho-sugar-binding domain-containing protein, which produces MVPFAWGLRAAGHEVRVAGHPSLASAITGSGLTAVEVGDDPDFVDLFTVGINRKAESAGESVTVDGAIAGCADMMVDDLVTFARDWRPQLLVHDPLNLAAPIAARVLGIPAVKHLWGPDFSAIMPVAEEVVTGDLVRRFGIDRLPDTPDLIVDPCPWAMQVPAPGDVPRQPIRFVPYNGPADHPGWLWPRLPRPRVCVTWGTLMSEVDGGELFRAPRVAEALAASGFEVVVAIDPKTRPRFGTPPDHVRLADSQIALHVVLASCQAIVHQGGAGSTMTALAAGVPQVILPAVVDQRFNAAQLALTGAGVAGDLETVADQVHALLTEPHWREAATALAEENAGRPSPAEAAIGLARRLEMQSV; this is translated from the coding sequence ATGGTTCCGTTCGCGTGGGGTCTCCGCGCGGCCGGACACGAGGTCCGCGTCGCCGGCCATCCGTCGCTGGCGTCCGCCATCACCGGCTCCGGCCTCACAGCGGTCGAGGTCGGCGACGACCCGGATTTCGTCGATCTCTTCACCGTCGGAATCAACAGAAAAGCCGAATCAGCGGGCGAGTCCGTCACGGTCGATGGCGCGATCGCGGGCTGCGCGGACATGATGGTCGACGACCTCGTCACGTTCGCCCGCGACTGGCGTCCGCAGTTGCTGGTGCACGATCCGCTGAACCTGGCCGCCCCGATCGCGGCGCGGGTTCTGGGCATCCCGGCCGTCAAACACCTGTGGGGCCCCGACTTCTCGGCGATCATGCCGGTCGCCGAGGAGGTCGTCACCGGAGATCTGGTACGCCGGTTCGGGATCGATCGGCTTCCCGACACCCCGGACCTGATCGTCGACCCCTGCCCGTGGGCGATGCAGGTTCCCGCACCGGGCGACGTCCCTCGTCAGCCGATCCGTTTCGTTCCCTACAACGGCCCCGCGGATCATCCGGGGTGGCTGTGGCCGCGATTGCCGCGGCCACGGGTGTGTGTCACCTGGGGGACCCTGATGTCCGAAGTGGACGGCGGCGAACTCTTCCGCGCACCGCGTGTCGCGGAGGCGCTGGCCGCGTCCGGTTTCGAGGTCGTGGTCGCCATCGACCCCAAGACCCGCCCGCGATTCGGGACCCCGCCTGACCATGTCCGGTTGGCCGACAGCCAGATCGCCCTGCACGTGGTGCTGGCGAGCTGTCAGGCCATCGTCCATCAGGGCGGGGCAGGCTCGACGATGACCGCGCTCGCCGCCGGAGTGCCGCAGGTGATCCTGCCCGCGGTCGTCGATCAGCGGTTCAACGCCGCTCAGCTCGCGCTGACCGGCGCCGGCGTCGCCGGGGATCTCGAGACGGTGGCCGATCAGGTACACGCGCTGCTGACCGAACCGCACTGGCGGGAGGCGGCCACCGCGCTCGCCGAGGAGAACGCCGGTCGCCCCAGCCCCGCGGAGGCGGCGATCGGGCTGGCCCGACGACTCGAGATGCAGTCCGTTTGA
- a CDS encoding YcaO-like family protein, which yields MTPRTGNHTHAPARRADSLAAMRALVSPYGLVGRTGNTLGEPRIPIGVSFLGELGEVFPRLSGWHRSVATDGNFDGAGGDLDPERAELLSAAESLERYAALAVREDLLITASADELGPDAVAPSEWPRPSAAEFATPRFPLTRPDDRGRLQWVRAWSLTRERPRYVPARMVWLRLAPGGPAESFTLGNSSGSAAHVDYPRAVLGGLLEVIERDALMLTWLHRLRLPRLAASARDLPPSLRPYAERSHEAGLETLIFDATTDFGVPAFFGLQLADDDRLLAQVVATTAGLDPAAATAKIHRELAMLRTALRSSAPPDGADTILDGACGGALVNGALAARKNFDFLLEGPRPIRSFADLPGPGTDDPVRQLAWVVSRLHDAGAEVLAVDITPVEARATGTVVVKVLVPQAMPITFGTTVRLLGTPRLATAPATMNHPVRPEHRLNPLPQPMA from the coding sequence ATGACCCCACGGACGGGAAACCACACCCACGCGCCGGCAAGGCGGGCGGATTCGCTGGCCGCCATGCGCGCCTTGGTCTCGCCGTACGGTCTGGTCGGCAGGACGGGGAACACGCTCGGAGAGCCGCGGATCCCGATCGGGGTTAGCTTCCTCGGCGAGCTCGGTGAGGTCTTCCCCCGGCTGAGTGGTTGGCACCGATCGGTGGCCACGGACGGGAATTTCGACGGCGCGGGCGGCGACCTCGATCCCGAGCGGGCCGAACTCCTGAGTGCCGCGGAGTCGCTCGAGCGTTATGCGGCGCTCGCCGTCCGAGAAGACCTTCTGATCACGGCGAGCGCCGACGAACTCGGCCCGGATGCCGTGGCCCCGAGCGAGTGGCCCCGGCCCTCGGCGGCCGAGTTCGCCACGCCGCGCTTCCCGTTGACCCGGCCGGACGACCGGGGTCGGCTCCAGTGGGTCAGGGCCTGGTCACTCACCAGGGAGCGACCGCGGTATGTGCCCGCCCGGATGGTGTGGCTGCGCCTGGCCCCCGGCGGTCCCGCCGAATCCTTCACCCTCGGAAACTCCAGCGGCAGCGCGGCCCACGTCGACTACCCGCGCGCGGTGCTCGGCGGCCTGCTCGAGGTCATCGAACGTGACGCCCTCATGCTGACCTGGCTGCACCGCCTCCGTCTGCCCAGGCTCGCGGCCTCGGCCCGCGATCTTCCGCCTTCCCTGCGCCCTTATGCCGAGCGGAGCCACGAGGCCGGCCTGGAGACCTTGATCTTCGACGCCACCACGGACTTCGGCGTTCCCGCGTTCTTCGGCCTGCAACTCGCGGACGACGACCGGCTGCTCGCCCAAGTGGTCGCCACCACTGCGGGGCTGGATCCGGCGGCCGCCACCGCCAAGATCCACCGAGAGCTGGCCATGCTGAGGACGGCGTTGCGTTCCAGCGCGCCGCCGGACGGCGCGGACACGATACTCGATGGTGCCTGCGGCGGCGCGCTCGTCAACGGCGCACTGGCCGCCAGGAAGAACTTCGACTTCTTGCTGGAGGGACCGCGCCCGATCCGGTCCTTCGCCGATCTCCCCGGCCCCGGCACCGACGATCCGGTCCGGCAGCTGGCGTGGGTGGTCTCCCGGCTCCATGACGCCGGCGCGGAGGTCCTCGCGGTCGACATCACCCCGGTCGAGGCCCGCGCGACGGGCACGGTCGTGGTGAAAGTGCTGGTGCCCCAAGCCATGCCGATCACCTTCGGCACCACGGTGCGCTTGCTCGGCACACCGAGGCTGGCCACGGCCCCGGCCACGATGAACCACCCCGTGCGGCCGGAACACCGGCTCAACCCCCTCCCGCAACCCATGGCATGA
- a CDS encoding beta-ketoacyl synthase N-terminal-like domain-containing protein yields MSVDAPGTEPVAVIGIGCRFPGEAESPDAFWDLLLAGVETSSDVPADRWRSYAELGHRHASVLRDTVGRGNFLSRIDGFDADFFGITPREAELMDPQQRILLEVAWQALEHAGIPPYSLAGSETGVFVGSCTDDYRRLLLEDIVHMDAWSGIGAARCAVANRLSHVLDLRGPSLVVDTACSASLVALHLACQSLRSAESGLALVAGVNLLVSPGETVTLNLAGALAADGRSKAFDATADGYGRGEGCGVLVLKRLSDARRDGDQVLALVRGSAVSQDGYTSGIMAPNPVAQEHVMVRACGDAGVDPRTVGFVEAHGTGTLLGDPLEAEAISAVYGVDRADDGCFIGSVKANIGHLEGAAGVAGVIKTVLALGKAEIPATPMASGPNPAVPWHDNGLRLVTERVPWPSADEPRRAGVSGFGYGGTVAHIVLEEAPGTPADHQADGPRERLFALSAASEEALGRRAGDLADWLSKQGDEVSLDSLAHTLALRRSHLGHRATVTASNRSELIGRLYDLVQDEPVDAVVTGSPLPDRETGLVWVFSGHGSQWAGMGRELLATSPAFAAVLDELAPVFADELGFTPRQVLEDGTLDDVCRIQSMIFAMQVGLAAVWRDRGLVPAAVIGHSVGEIAAAVCAGALDLDAGAKLSCRRSSVLRQEAGKGAMAMVGLPFAEVERRLAGRPGIVAGIQSSPVSTVVSGEPGAVEAAIQEFQEAGLVVRRVASDVAFHSPRMDPLATELAGAVAELRPASAEIPLYSTALADPRAHPTFDGTYWSVNLREPVRLASAVAAAAEDGHRAFLEISPHPVVTHSISETLSHHGIEEVFVGGTLRRGQSEERSLLTALGSLYCHGLDVDWSRLYPEGELVAAPANPWRHRSLWWRPRLGGEGSAHTHDPDDHTLLGAETPVAGSAVRMWQSDLDDGNRPYPGSHSINGVEIVPAAVFLTTFFAAAAPGSPPPTLRKIVMRSPLMTAELRNIQVVLDGDTLRIASRAAGTGSGQGWDVHTYATVAGPGELSGPHTPDVSLEPVSPTLVHDRLSAVGVPSTGFDWTVRELLRGSGALRGTVSLGQSTTWAPLLDAVMTLAPVAYPGDPMLRMAVGVDEVTVQGEPPESAVIDIAVRADAPDAVDVTVTTPEGLVIARLSGLRYATIGAEDAVSADPRALVHEIVWRPYEPVVAPDRALVIVGTHDELAGRLVAHARAAGRECRLLDDLAEGGDLSGVDVCLVLPTATSDEAEDFLRSFATITSGRIGRLWCLTTGAVRTGTGVEPPQRPAAAAVTGFGRTLVGTRPESWGAVVDVDDPDAEGTAKTVLGLIGAAPGEAVIAVRDGRPFVARASRVAAQPDRPGTPCRPEGTYLISGGLGELGFAAADRLVDLGAKRLLFLTPEEFHPRSRWESTSDAEALLALEARGVTVRVVTAGLTDPDSSGLPPVRGVLSITEPGVPGGRSRIGGTQALHDLFPPGTLDFFTVFSSGDQLLNQPGSELDGAACALLDAVVLQRAEAGEHAVCLDVVSGHDFAASVVVAAWDLADRRGPGVYPVFRDDRPELTAAVGEPDDPQEAPATLPDEIRSLIAKEMKLAPEDLAPTGSLADQGMDSILTVMVRRRLEKRFGCKLPSTLLWQTPTVSAIADHIAELLATSAVPRGETPCA; encoded by the coding sequence GTGAGCGTCGACGCACCAGGAACCGAACCGGTCGCCGTGATCGGGATCGGCTGCCGATTCCCGGGGGAAGCCGAAAGCCCGGACGCTTTTTGGGATTTGCTGCTGGCGGGGGTCGAGACCAGTTCCGACGTCCCCGCCGATCGGTGGCGGTCCTACGCGGAATTGGGTCATCGGCACGCCTCGGTGCTGCGCGACACCGTCGGAAGGGGGAACTTCCTGTCCCGGATCGACGGGTTCGATGCCGATTTCTTCGGGATCACCCCGCGCGAGGCGGAGCTCATGGATCCGCAGCAGCGGATCCTGCTCGAAGTGGCCTGGCAGGCACTGGAGCACGCGGGGATCCCGCCGTATTCCCTCGCCGGCAGTGAGACCGGCGTGTTCGTCGGTTCGTGCACCGACGATTATCGGCGGCTTCTGCTCGAAGACATCGTGCACATGGACGCGTGGAGCGGCATCGGAGCGGCCCGGTGCGCGGTGGCGAACCGGCTGTCGCACGTGCTGGACCTCCGGGGGCCGAGCCTCGTCGTCGACACGGCTTGCTCGGCGTCCTTGGTCGCGTTGCACCTGGCCTGCCAGAGTCTGCGTTCGGCCGAAAGCGGCCTGGCGCTCGTGGCGGGGGTGAACCTCCTGGTCTCACCGGGCGAAACGGTGACTCTCAACCTCGCGGGCGCGCTCGCGGCCGACGGCCGGTCGAAGGCGTTCGACGCCACCGCCGACGGGTATGGACGCGGAGAAGGCTGCGGTGTCCTAGTCCTCAAGCGTCTCTCCGACGCCCGGCGCGACGGAGACCAGGTGCTGGCACTCGTCCGCGGCAGCGCGGTGAGCCAGGACGGCTACACCAGCGGGATCATGGCGCCCAATCCGGTCGCTCAGGAACACGTCATGGTGCGGGCCTGCGGGGACGCCGGTGTCGACCCGCGGACGGTCGGGTTCGTCGAGGCGCACGGAACGGGCACCCTGCTGGGCGATCCCCTGGAGGCCGAGGCGATCAGCGCGGTGTACGGCGTGGACCGCGCGGACGACGGCTGCTTCATCGGTTCGGTGAAGGCCAACATCGGCCATCTGGAAGGCGCCGCCGGCGTCGCGGGCGTGATCAAGACCGTGCTCGCGCTCGGCAAGGCGGAGATCCCCGCCACGCCGATGGCGTCCGGTCCGAACCCGGCTGTCCCGTGGCACGACAACGGTCTGCGGCTCGTGACCGAACGCGTGCCGTGGCCGTCGGCGGACGAGCCGCGGCGAGCGGGTGTTTCGGGGTTCGGTTACGGCGGCACGGTCGCGCACATCGTGCTGGAGGAAGCGCCGGGCACACCGGCGGACCACCAGGCCGACGGCCCGCGCGAACGGTTGTTCGCGCTGTCCGCCGCGTCGGAGGAGGCGCTCGGCCGCCGGGCGGGCGACCTCGCGGACTGGCTGTCGAAACAGGGCGACGAGGTCTCGCTCGACTCGCTCGCGCACACGCTGGCGCTGCGGCGGTCTCATCTCGGGCACCGCGCGACCGTCACCGCTTCGAACCGTAGCGAGCTGATCGGACGGCTGTACGATCTGGTCCAGGACGAACCGGTGGACGCCGTCGTCACCGGTAGCCCCCTGCCTGACCGCGAGACCGGCCTGGTGTGGGTGTTCTCCGGGCACGGTTCGCAGTGGGCCGGTATGGGCCGCGAACTGCTGGCGACCTCTCCGGCCTTCGCCGCCGTGCTCGACGAGCTGGCGCCGGTGTTCGCGGACGAGCTCGGGTTCACCCCGCGGCAGGTTCTGGAGGACGGCACCCTCGACGACGTTTGCCGCATCCAGTCGATGATCTTCGCCATGCAGGTCGGCTTGGCCGCGGTGTGGCGTGATCGCGGGCTCGTTCCGGCCGCGGTGATCGGGCATTCGGTCGGCGAGATCGCCGCCGCCGTCTGCGCGGGCGCACTCGACCTCGATGCAGGCGCCAAGCTGAGCTGCCGTCGTTCGAGCGTGCTGCGCCAGGAGGCGGGCAAGGGCGCGATGGCCATGGTCGGCCTCCCGTTCGCCGAGGTGGAGCGACGGCTCGCCGGTCGTCCCGGGATCGTCGCGGGCATCCAGTCCTCGCCGGTGTCCACTGTGGTCTCCGGTGAGCCCGGTGCGGTCGAGGCCGCGATCCAGGAGTTCCAGGAGGCGGGGCTGGTCGTCCGGCGGGTCGCCTCGGACGTGGCGTTCCACAGCCCCAGGATGGACCCGCTCGCGACGGAACTGGCCGGAGCCGTCGCCGAGCTGCGTCCGGCGTCGGCGGAGATTCCGCTTTACAGCACCGCTTTAGCCGATCCGCGCGCGCACCCCACGTTCGACGGGACCTACTGGTCCGTCAACCTGCGCGAGCCGGTGCGGCTCGCCAGTGCCGTCGCCGCGGCGGCCGAGGACGGCCATCGGGCCTTCCTGGAGATCTCGCCGCATCCGGTGGTGACGCACTCGATCAGCGAAACCCTTTCCCACCATGGGATCGAAGAGGTCTTCGTCGGCGGAACCCTGCGCCGCGGCCAATCCGAGGAACGCAGCCTCCTGACCGCGCTCGGCTCGCTGTACTGCCACGGCCTCGACGTCGACTGGTCCCGGCTGTATCCGGAGGGTGAGCTGGTGGCGGCCCCCGCGAACCCGTGGCGGCACCGGTCGCTCTGGTGGCGGCCTCGGCTCGGTGGCGAGGGTTCCGCCCATACGCACGACCCGGACGACCACACCCTGCTCGGCGCGGAGACACCGGTCGCGGGCAGCGCCGTCCGGATGTGGCAGAGCGATCTCGACGATGGGAACCGACCCTATCCGGGGAGCCACAGCATCAACGGCGTAGAGATCGTTCCCGCCGCGGTGTTCCTCACGACATTCTTCGCGGCCGCCGCACCGGGGTCCCCACCGCCGACGCTGCGGAAGATCGTCATGCGCAGCCCGCTGATGACCGCCGAGCTCAGGAACATCCAGGTCGTCCTGGACGGCGACACCCTCCGGATCGCCTCCCGCGCCGCGGGCACCGGCTCCGGACAGGGATGGGACGTCCACACCTACGCGACCGTCGCCGGCCCGGGCGAACTTTCCGGCCCGCACACACCGGACGTTTCCCTCGAGCCGGTGTCTCCCACCCTCGTTCACGACCGGCTCAGCGCCGTGGGAGTGCCGTCCACGGGTTTCGACTGGACGGTGCGGGAGCTCCTGCGCGGCAGCGGCGCACTGCGGGGAACTGTCTCGTTAGGACAGTCCACCACCTGGGCACCGTTGCTGGACGCGGTCATGACGCTCGCACCGGTCGCCTATCCGGGGGATCCCATGCTGCGGATGGCCGTCGGGGTGGACGAGGTCACGGTCCAGGGCGAGCCGCCCGAATCGGCGGTGATCGACATCGCGGTGCGCGCGGACGCTCCGGACGCGGTGGACGTCACGGTCACGACGCCCGAGGGTCTGGTGATCGCCCGGTTGAGCGGCCTGCGGTACGCGACCATCGGCGCCGAGGACGCCGTCTCCGCCGATCCCCGCGCACTGGTGCACGAGATCGTCTGGCGACCGTACGAACCGGTGGTGGCCCCGGACCGAGCCCTGGTGATCGTCGGCACGCACGACGAACTGGCCGGGCGGCTGGTCGCGCATGCCCGCGCGGCGGGACGCGAATGCCGGCTGCTCGACGACCTCGCGGAGGGGGGCGACCTCTCCGGCGTCGACGTCTGCCTGGTCCTGCCGACAGCCACCTCGGACGAGGCCGAGGACTTCCTCCGGTCGTTCGCCACGATCACCTCGGGTCGGATCGGCAGACTGTGGTGCCTCACGACGGGCGCGGTGCGGACGGGAACGGGCGTCGAGCCGCCTCAACGTCCGGCCGCCGCGGCCGTCACCGGTTTCGGCCGCACCCTTGTGGGAACCCGGCCGGAATCGTGGGGCGCGGTCGTCGATGTGGACGATCCCGACGCGGAGGGAACCGCGAAGACCGTGCTCGGCCTGATCGGAGCGGCGCCGGGCGAGGCCGTGATCGCGGTGCGGGATGGCCGTCCGTTCGTGGCCCGGGCGTCCCGGGTGGCGGCTCAGCCGGACCGTCCGGGGACGCCGTGCCGTCCGGAAGGCACTTATCTGATCAGCGGTGGTCTCGGCGAACTCGGCTTCGCGGCCGCGGATCGTCTGGTGGACCTGGGCGCGAAACGCCTTCTTTTCCTTACGCCGGAGGAGTTCCATCCGCGATCCCGGTGGGAGTCCACCTCGGACGCCGAGGCTCTGCTGGCGTTGGAAGCGCGGGGTGTCACGGTGCGCGTCGTCACCGCCGGGCTGACCGATCCGGACAGCTCCGGGCTCCCTCCCGTCCGGGGCGTGCTCAGCATCACCGAACCCGGTGTTCCGGGCGGGAGGTCGCGTATCGGCGGCACGCAGGCACTTCACGACCTCTTCCCGCCGGGCACCTTGGATTTCTTCACCGTCTTCTCCTCCGGCGATCAGCTGCTGAACCAGCCCGGATCGGAGCTGGACGGAGCGGCCTGCGCCTTGCTGGACGCGGTGGTGCTCCAGCGCGCGGAGGCCGGGGAACACGCGGTGTGTCTCGATGTCGTGTCCGGGCACGACTTCGCCGCGTCCGTGGTCGTCGCGGCTTGGGACCTGGCGGACCGTCGCGGGCCCGGGGTCTACCCGGTGTTCCGGGACGACCGGCCGGAACTCACGGCCGCCGTCGGCGAACCTGACGATCCTCAGGAGGCGCCCGCCACCCTTCCCGACGAAATCCGTTCGCTGATCGCGAAAGAGATGAAACTCGCCCCCGAGGATCTCGCGCCCACAGGCTCTCTCGCGGATCAGGGCATGGACTCGATCCTGACCGTCATGGTGCGGCGGCGCCTGGAGAAGCGGTTCGGCTGCAAACTCCCGTCCACCCTGCTGTGGCAGACGCCGACGGTGTCCGCGATCGCGGACCACATCGCGGAGCTGCTGGCAACTTCCGCCGTCCCTAGGGGAGAAACGCCATGCGCGTGA
- a CDS encoding thiopeptide-type bacteriocin biosynthesis protein — MNGYEWWYARLYPGAASGMDTVAAGASRWAKRTAGEIDARCWYFIRYVDATGVHIRLRVQADPDALDTLDERCGPLRELVAATDGSQSPAHRRLIPEAGTLDTPGPPGVRLGVYEPEVDKYGRDHLPDAETAFQDSSELLLDLDATSKPQPGARAGLAAHLMLEAATAVLTEAECREFWPFHRGYWGEHLRLLRLSKTALQKRLDTVVATISGHPPTEAELDLLRGWSDRLARCLHTTEPSRRPRLFFHHLHMSMNRLGYLPAEEAMIGLAMIGGGK; from the coding sequence GTGAACGGATACGAATGGTGGTACGCCCGGCTGTATCCGGGCGCGGCCTCCGGGATGGACACCGTCGCGGCGGGAGCGAGCCGCTGGGCGAAGCGGACCGCCGGAGAAATCGACGCGAGGTGCTGGTACTTCATCCGCTACGTCGACGCGACCGGTGTCCACATCAGACTCCGCGTGCAGGCAGACCCGGACGCACTGGACACGCTGGACGAGCGATGCGGCCCGCTGCGTGAACTCGTCGCCGCGACCGACGGGTCGCAATCCCCCGCGCACCGGCGGCTCATTCCCGAAGCGGGCACGCTCGACACCCCGGGGCCGCCCGGTGTCCGGCTCGGCGTCTACGAGCCGGAAGTCGACAAGTACGGCCGTGACCACCTGCCCGACGCCGAAACCGCCTTCCAGGACTCGAGCGAACTGCTGCTCGACCTCGACGCGACGAGCAAGCCACAGCCCGGTGCCCGCGCCGGACTCGCCGCCCACCTGATGCTCGAGGCCGCGACCGCGGTGCTCACCGAAGCGGAGTGCCGCGAATTCTGGCCGTTCCACCGCGGCTACTGGGGCGAGCATCTGCGTCTGCTCAGGCTGTCCAAGACGGCCCTGCAGAAGCGGCTCGACACCGTTGTCGCCACCATCTCGGGCCATCCGCCCACCGAGGCCGAGCTCGACCTCTTGCGCGGCTGGAGCGACCGGCTGGCGCGCTGCCTGCACACGACCGAGCCGTCGCGGCGTCCGCGGCTGTTCTTCCACCACCTGCACATGAGCATGAACCGGCTCGGCTATCTGCCCGCCGAGGAGGCCATGATCGGGCTGGCCATGATCGGAGGCGGAAAGTGA
- a CDS encoding helix-turn-helix transcriptional regulator, producing MTTEVEPTASLAGASGLSPEAIRLYHQIVLNPGILGADTTRGRDDDMSEAVTQLAETGLVRPAPGNGWEAVDPGIAVDALARRAQHVLVDHLLQISALGRNFTLLHGVGAHRGNGQAALFEPVATEHEAHAFLAEYLRTGPQDVVACSGGPGPGFADCWVGSLLSPALIPPGRQTRLVIPHGNTLRPPFAEHRAIQVRSCPQIPLTAVAVGSSVGALALPSTAPSSPTRRFFVYRHPAAHTVVKTLLDSLWSFSVPLHARIPPPAGVHREIVGLLAMGKKDENIARHLGLGLRTTRKHIADILKTLGARSRLEAGVLAERNGWLDPCTEAPR from the coding sequence GTGACCACCGAAGTCGAACCGACAGCGTCCCTCGCCGGGGCATCGGGGTTGAGCCCCGAAGCGATCCGGCTCTATCACCAGATCGTGCTCAACCCCGGCATTCTCGGGGCCGACACGACACGCGGCCGAGATGACGACATGAGCGAGGCCGTCACCCAGCTCGCCGAAACGGGGCTGGTCCGGCCCGCCCCCGGAAACGGCTGGGAGGCGGTCGATCCGGGCATCGCCGTGGACGCACTCGCCCGCCGGGCGCAGCATGTCCTCGTCGACCACTTGCTCCAGATTTCCGCACTCGGGCGGAACTTCACCCTTCTGCACGGTGTCGGCGCGCACCGCGGGAACGGTCAGGCCGCCTTGTTCGAACCGGTCGCCACCGAACACGAGGCCCACGCGTTCCTCGCCGAGTATCTCCGAACAGGTCCTCAGGACGTCGTGGCGTGTTCGGGAGGTCCGGGTCCGGGCTTCGCCGATTGTTGGGTGGGCAGCTTGCTCAGTCCGGCGCTGATCCCGCCCGGCCGCCAGACGCGTCTTGTGATACCGCACGGGAACACCCTTCGCCCGCCGTTCGCCGAACACCGGGCCATCCAGGTCCGGAGCTGCCCTCAGATCCCCCTCACGGCCGTAGCGGTGGGCTCTTCGGTCGGCGCGCTGGCGCTGCCGTCCACAGCCCCGTCCTCCCCCACACGGCGGTTCTTCGTCTATCGGCATCCGGCCGCCCACACGGTGGTCAAAACGCTGTTGGACTCCCTGTGGTCGTTTTCGGTGCCTCTGCACGCGCGGATTCCGCCGCCCGCCGGGGTACACCGGGAAATCGTCGGCTTGCTCGCGATGGGCAAGAAGGACGAGAACATCGCCCGCCATCTCGGTCTCGGGCTCCGGACCACGCGTAAGCACATCGCCGACATCCTCAAGACGCTGGGCGCGCGCAGCCGGCTCGAGGCCGGCGTGCTGGCCGAGCGGAACGGCTGGCTGGACCCGTGCACCGAAGCTCCTCGCTGA